CCACTGCACCAACCCCACAGGCGCAGTCAACCTAAAAGTAACAAGGATTTTTGCCCGCGCAGCGCGGGCTTTTTTTTGCGTATTTTCTTATTTATCCCTGCACGCGATCCCGGTCGCAATAACCGCCTGCACATCACCTATACTTTTGGCGTCCATCCTGATGCCGGAGGGAATTATGACGCATAACCGTATTAGCCGCGCGCCGTCAGACGAGATTGCCCGTCAGACCCCCACTGGTGCGGAGGGCGTTCAGCGCCTTGATGGCTGGAGCGAATGGGCGTATCAGGATGCGGAACGCGGCGCGGACGACAAGCCGGCGCTGGATGAGGCGTTTGAACTTGATATTCATGACTGTTCCGTCAGCGAGCGACATCGCTAAGCACGCTTGCGCCAGCAAGGGGCGTTAAGGGTACGTTAGTGAGTCACAGTGGTGCTAACGGGCTTTATCAGCGGCGTTGCTATGTGCGTTTCCGTTAGCGAATGACCCAAGGGCTTTTGTCAGCGTCATTGATCTGTGCGTTTCCATCAGCAAATGGCGCTGATGGGCCTGGGCCAGGCGCGTTTCCGTTAGCCAATGGCTCTGGAGGGGGATGTCATAAGCAGGCACTTTCACATTTTTCCGGACGCGCGTCAGAGCGGGCATAAAAAAATCCCGACCTGGTTGGGCCGGGATGACAGAGTCGTCAATGAAATTCGTTACACCAGGAAATTCCTTATAACGGCGACAGAGTACGTTAATTATTCCTTAAGATAAATCTCATTCACCCGGTATAACGCCTTTTATTTAACCGATATTGCCCATGCTGCGCTGGAAAAGCAGAGATTTTTCACTTTATTAGACGCGCACCCCATCCTGATCCGGCGCTTAACAAATCGCCTGATTTCCAGACTATTCTGAGCGAGTTCGCCACCTCCTGGTTACCCCGCCGCCCGTCAGAGTTAACAACTCTCGTTATACTTAGGCAGAGTCGCTACCGTATCGGACGCCGTTACTATGAGGACTTTGGCATGCCGAATTTGCAAGATCCCTTAATGATCGTCACTGACCTCGACGGGTCGCTGTTAGATCACCATACCTACAGCTGGCAGCCGGCGGAGCCGTGGTTAACACGGCTGCGCGAGGCGCATATTCCGCTGGTGATTTGTACCAGCAAAACCTCAGCGGAGATCATTCCGCTGCAGCAGCAGCTTGGTTTTCCCGGCGCACCCTTTATCGCCGAGAACGGCGCGCTGGTGCAGCTTGAAAATGCGCAGGGTGAAATGGTGCGTCACCACGCCGGCAAAGACTACAGCGAAATTTGCCACTGTCTGCGCCGTCTGCAGCAGCAGCACCATTTCCGCTTTACCGGCTTTATCGATTTTACTGAAAAAGAGCTGGCGGATATCACCGGCCTGCCGCCCGCCGGCGCCGCGCTGGCGCGCATGCGCGAGGCGTCGGAAACCCTGGTATGGCGCGACAGCGATGAGCAGCTTGCCCTGTTCCGCCAGGCGCTGGAGCAGGAATCACTGATGCTAGTGCAGGGCGGCCGCTTCTGGCACGTAATGCCGAAAGGCAGCGGTAAAGGCGAAGCGCTGCGCTGGCTGCTGCAGAATATGACCACCTCAGGAGGGAAGCGCTTTATTACCGTCGGGCTGGGCGACGGCCCTAACGACGCGCCGATGCTGGACAGCGTCGATTACGCCGTAGTGATCAAGGGATACAGCAAGAACCCGGTGGAGCTGACGCGCCAGGATGAGCGTCACGTCTATCAAACCATGGAATATGGCCCCGCTGGCTGGTGCGAAGGCCTCGACTATTTTATCTCACAGGAATGACTCAGGCGCGGCCGCAGGCCCGTTTGCTTGATGTGGAGCCAGATATGAGTGATTTTTTCCAGAACGGTGTCATAACGAATTTTCATAACCTGACCGGCCGCCCGACCGAGGCGCTGGAAAGTGAAATGGTGCAGTTTGCGCGTAAGCGCAAGATGGGATTGATTCTGCCGTCGCTGTTTTCCGAGCTGGAAGGTCCGGCGCTGAGCCATATTGTCGATGAGCTGGCGAAGGTGCCCTACCTGGAGGAAATTGTTATCGGGCTCGATCGCGCCGATCGCGATCAGTTTCTTTTCGCACGCGATTTCTTTTCGCGCCTGCCGCAGCGCCACCGCATTTTGTGGAACGACGGACCACGCCTGAAGGCGTTGGATGCGGAGCTGGATAAAGAGGGGCTGTCGCCAACCCAGCCGGGCAAAGGCCGCAACGTCTGGTTCTGCACCGGCTACACGCTCGCCTCCGATCGCAGCAGCTGCGTTGCGCTGCACGACTGCGATATCGTTACCTATGAGCGCGGCATGCTGGCGCGCCTGCTCTACCCGCTGGCGAACCCGGCGTTTGAGTATGAGTTCTGCAAAGGCTTCTATGCCCGCGTGGCGAACAACAAGCTCAACGGCCGCGTCGGCCGCCTGCTGGTGGGGCCGCTGCTGCGCTCGCTGCAGCAGGTCTATGGCCATTCAGACTATCTCGACTACCTGACCAGCTTCCGCTATCCGCTCTCGGGCGAATTTGCCATGCGCACCCATGTGCTGAACGGCATTAAAATCCCCGGCGACTGGGGACTGGAAATCGGCGTGCTGTCAGAAATTTACCGCAACTACACCACGCGGCAGACCTGCCAGGTGGAGATCGCCCACAACTACGATCACAAACATCAGCCGCTATCAGAAGAGGATGGCACCGGCGGCCTGCGCCGCATGAGTAACGATATCGTGCAGTCGCTGATGCGCAAGCTGGCGACCATGGGCGTAAACCTGACCAGCGATTCGTTCCGCGTGCTGAAAGCGACCTACTACCGCAACGCGCTCGATATGATGGAGATTTACAGCCACGAAGCGAGTATGAACGGGCTGCATTTCGATCAGCACAGCGAAGAGGCGGCGGTCGAGATGTTTACCCAGGCGATCCTCGACGCCGGACAGGCGTTTATGGAAAGACCTAACGACAAACCCTTTATCCCCAGCTGGAGCCGCGTCCAGTCCGCTTTCCCCGATATTTTGCAGCGTATCTATCAGGCGGTGGAAGAGGATAACCAAGGCAACGTCTAACCCTGCCAGCAGACGCGGTTGCGGCCGCCCTGCTTCGCCAGATAAAGCCTGCGGTCGGCTGCCGATTGCAGGCTTTCAATCGTCCAGGTTCCCTGTTCGCTACTGCTGGCGACGCCGAACGATGCGGTGATCTGCAAAGTCAGCCGGTCGTCGATAGCGACCTTTTCCGCCGCCAGCGCTGCCCGTATCCGCTCCGCCACGCCGCACGCATCTTCATGCCCGGTCTCCGGCAGCAGCAGGCAAAACTCTTCGCCGCCGATGCGCCCGCAGAGATCGCTTTCCCGCAGCTGCTGTTCAATAATTCGCGCCGTGTGCCTGAGCGCCTGATCCCCGGCGTGATGGCCCCAGCTGTCGTTCACCCGTTTAAAATAGTCGATATCGAGCTGGATCAGCGCCAGCGGCTGCTGATGCCGCTCGCACAGCGCGCTAAGCGGACGCGCTCGTTCGAAAAAGGCGCCGCGGTTGAGTAGCTGCGTCAGCGGATCGTGACTGGCGCGCTGATAGAGCTGATGCTGCAGCCCCAGGAGCCGATCGATCAGACGATGAATGGTATACCAGGCAACCAGCAGCAGCAGGGTAAAGAGCAGCCAGGTGAACAGCAGCACCAGCGAAACACGCCCTACCTCCCCCTGAATGCTCTCTTTCCAGGTCTGAATGCTAAGCAGTACGCCGTCGAAATCGTTCATGCGCCGCCAGCTGACAAAGCGCGCGCCCAGGCGCAGCTGCCCTTTATCAGCCCTGGCCGTCTGCTGACGCAGCAGCTCCCTCTCCTGCACGCTCAGATCATGCCCCTGCTTATAGGGAAAATTATCCGAGGCGGCCAGCGTATTCATGGCGCGGTCAAGCAGCAGAACGGCGCCCTGCCGGCCCGACGGCAACGCCTGTTGCAGGTAGGCGTGAACGCGATCGCTGGCGAAATCCATCGCCAGCACGCCGTACCAGTAATCCTCGCCGTCGACCGGCACGCTGACGGTCACCATGGCGCCTTCGTTCAGGCCACCCTGATAGACCTGGGTCCAGCGCAGCCGGCGCAGCGGATTGCTTTCGGGGGTCATCTCCGTGAAGTAGCTGCGCTGCGCCATAATGCGGTAGTTGTCCAGCGCCTGCTGGTTGCTGCTGGGTGGAAAAGAGCTAACGAAAAACCCGGCGCGTGAGAGATACCAAAGCCGCCGCTCAAAATCTTTTTCCGGTTCGGTAAACTGCAAAATAAAGCTGAACTCCAGCGCCGCGCCGACTTCTTTCTGCAGGCGCGCCCAGTCGCTGCGGTCGAGCAGCCCGTAAGCGCTCAGCTCGTGATCGGAAATGCCGCTCAGCGGCATATTACGTTGTGTATTGACGTTCAGGCTCCAGCTCGTCTTGCGACGCAGCTGGCTAAACAGCCGGATGGCGCGGCGGCTGTTGTCGGACTCCAGCGGATTGACCAGCGCATACTGCAGGATGCGGCGATAGAACAGCATCTTATCGAGGCTGGACTGAAACTGCCGCTCCAGATTATTGGCGATGGCGGAAACTCTCCCCTGACGCTCGGCTTCATAGGTTCTTTTCAATACCACCGCCTCGCGCCAGGTCAGGGCGGAAGAGAAAAGCAGCACGACAATAAAGCAAACATGAACGATAGCGTGCGGGTGCCGGTCCGATCCCCGACGGCGAAGCAACGCATGATTCAACACGCTCGGTACTCCTGATTGCACTCAGATTAGTAGCAGTGTAGCCAGAAACCCGCCGGCAAGGCGGGCCGGCAGATAATGCGCCCGCTACTCTTTTGGGCGGCCCTGCGCGGGCGGTTTGGCTTCCAGACGGCGCAGCTTGTTCCACGCCCGCCGAATGCCGCGCGGCGCCATCTGGCTGGCGTAGCGTTCGAAAATGGCGGTGCGGCGGCGCTGCTCTCTGCGGTTGTCATACCACATCATGCCGCCGCGCAGTATAGCGAAGGCCACGCCCAGCAGGTACCCCCACTCTTGTAGAGTGAGGCGGGTCAAATAGCCTTTCGCGAGGCCGGATAACAGCAACAACAGGTTCATTACGATGTCCATCCCCTTCTCCCAACGATAAAAAGGATGAATCAATAATGAACCATTGGTACATAAATAACAAGAACAATTAGTTCATTTTGTTAATGGGATCGCTTAACCTAAATTTTCCCATTTGGCTTCCACCACAACGCCGATGATGCGGCAGTCATCGTGGATTTCCTGCATTTTATATTCAGGATTTAACGGCTTAAGGTATTTGCGCCCGCCATCTTCGATATAGCGCTTAAAGGTTGCCTCGTTGGCATTAATCAGGCGGGCAACCACCAGCTTTCCTGATGTGGCGGGGATATCGGGATCGACCAGAATCATCATCCCTTCCGGAATGCTCAGCCCGACGGGCGAGGTCATCGAATCACCTTTGACCTCCAGCCAGAAGCTGTTTTCGCTGACATGGCGCGTGGTGGCGGGCCAGCGATCGATCTCGGCGCGCGACCAGGGTTCGACCGCCTCGCTCCAAAGCCCGGCGCTCACCCAGCTAATCAGCGGATAGCAGTGCGTGGCGGGCGCCTGGTTGACGCTGCGTACGTTGTTATCCAGCCGGGTCGAACCGAGCTGCAGCCACTCGCGGCTGACGTCAAGATAGTCGGCCAGCGCCTGAATTTTGCCGTCGCGCGGCAGTGCTTCGCCATTGAGCCATTTGCCCACCGCGCGCGGCGTGACCGCCAGCGCCCGCGCCAGCGCGACGCCGCGGCCGTGCGCCTCCAGCCCTTTACGATTGCAGGCTTCGATAAGCCTGGCGGAAAACGCCTGACGAGAGGTTTCTTCTGACATGGTTCACCTGGTTCATCTGTTACGCGCCAAAAAGGCGCAAAAAAGGAAATAATGAACCAAATGTACAAAATCGATACCCGCCAGTCAATACCGGCGGGTGCGGGAGAGGAAGTTAGCTGGCGAGCTGGCGGTCGAGAGCGACCGGGGAAAGTTCATCTTCGCGGAACGCTTCACGACGCACGCTGTAGCCGTCGTACCAGCGACACTCCACCATTCCGCTGGCGATGCCGGTGACGATCATGGTTTGACCACCCTCGATATGCTTCACTTCATCGCTGACGCTGATAAACATAATGCGGCCTCCTGAGTTAGGTTAAAAAGCACTCATTATGTATAGCAGGCAGCACCTGAATTTTCCTGCGCGACAGATAAAAAGCCGGAGCTGACACGCAACAGCCAGTGAAAAATAAGGAAAATAAACAAAGCCTGTAAAAATTGACGCAGCGGTTTAACGACATAGCCCCCTGAAAAGCAGGCATAAAAAAAACGGACCTGAGTCCGTTTTTGCCATTTTGACCACCGCGGTCGCCCGCGGCGTACGGCCGAAAATCAGATTTTGCAGCCTTCGCAGTCCGCTTCGTCATCCATCAGCTCGGGCAGTTCGCTCGCTTTCTTTTCCGCGTTGGCCTGCGCCTCTTCCAGCTGGGCGTCAATATCAAATTCAAACATATCGTCGTTCATGGCATGCTCCCGTTAATCAACTTTCGCCGCTCTTTATACCTTAAGCGCGCAGCTTCGCAATCAGATTTACCACCAACAGCACGATCGACCCAATGATAAAGCCGATCACCAGGTTGGCGCCGTTTTCCAGCAGCGTAGCGATAAAGCCGGCGAAACCGGCGCTAAAATGGGTGATGGCGTGATGCAGTGCCGGAATGCCATGCACCACAATGCCGCCGCCCACCAGAAACATCGCCAGCGTGCCGACCACCGACAGGATCTTCATCAACCAGGGCGCCGCCACCAACAGCACTTTGCCGATGCCGCGCGCCACGGCGGATGCTTTCTCGCTCAGCCAGTAGCCCAGGTCATCCAGCTTAACGATACCCGCCACAATGCCGTAAACGCCGATGGTTACCAGAATGGCGATGCCGGCCAGAATAATCACCTGGTTCAGCAGCGGCGCGTCGGAGACGATGCCGAGCGTGATAGCAACAATCTCCGCCGACAGAATAAAATCGGTGCGCACCGCGCCTTTGATTTTCTTCTTCTCGTAGCCGACCGGATCTTGCTCCACCAGCTTCTTCAGCCGCAGCTGACGCGCCTCCGGCGATTCGGCGTTTTTATCGTGATGCAGGCTGTGCATCACCTTCTCCACGCCCTCATAGCAGAGATAGGCGCCGCCCAGCATCAGCAGCGGCGTGATCGCCCAGGGGGCGAAAGCGCTGATCACCAGCGCCAGCGGCACCAGAATCAGCTTATTTAAAAACGACCCTTTCGCAACGCCCCAGACAACCGGCAGTTCGCGGTTGGCCTTTACGCCGGTGACCTGCTGCGCATTCAGCGACAGATCGTCGCCCAATACGCCGGCGGTTTTCTTTGCAGCGACCTTGCCCATGACAGAAATGTCATCCAGCAATGTCGCGATATCATCAAGCAATGTCAGTAAGCTACTTCCAGCCAAGTTAAATTCCTTATTTTACAGTTCATCATGCTGACAACAGGGGCAAACCTGTATCTCGCTGACCGCCATATCGGCGATGCCTTCACAATCCCACTCAACCCGCACCGGCCCTTCCCCGGCGTGATGGTGCAGGTATTTACTGACCGCGCTTTCCGTCATGCCGGTGATCACTTCTGTCGCCACCAGCGTTTCGCCAACATAGACCCGCGCCGTAGCGCGCGTGTTGACCATGCGCTCTCCCTGTAGCTTGTAGAGTCGCCGTACCGTCAGTTTAATGCTGGACATGCTCTCCCCCGGAGTGTTCAGGCTAAAACAGCGATCTAAGCAATTATGGTTCGCTTTGGCAAACTTTGCGCCGGATCACGCTGCGCCCCCGGCAAAAAAGCAGGTAATTTTGCCGGGTTCATGGCAGATTAAAAACCTTTTATTACAGATGGATTGGAAAAAATGTCGCGTTCCGCTGCCTCGCCGCTGCCCTTAGCGCTGGCGCTGTTTACTTTATATATCGTCTGGGGCTCTACCTATTTCGCTATTCGGCTCGGCGTGGAAAGCTGGCCGCCGATGATGCTGGCGGGGCTGCGCTTTTCGCTGGCCGGACTGATCCTGCTGGCGTTTCTGCGCTGGCGCGGTCAGCCGCTGCCGAACGCCCGCGCCGCGCTCAATGCGTGCCTGATTGGCCTGCTGCTGCTGGCGGTCGGCAACGGACTGGTGACGCTGGCGGAACATCAGCAGGTGCCGTCCGGGCTGGCGGCGGTAATGGTGGCGACGGTGCCGCTGTTCGCCATGTGTTTCAGTCGGCTGTTCGGCATCCGCACGCGCAAAATCGAGTGGCTCGGCATTCTGGTCGGGCTGGCGGGCATTGTGCTGCTGAACAGCGGCGGCCATCTGGCGGGCAATCCACAGGGGGCGATTCTGGTGCTGATTGCGGCGCTCAGCTGGGCATTCGGCTCGGTGCTGGGGTCGCGCATCGTGCTGCCGCAGGGGGCGATGGCGGGCGCGATAGAGATGCTGGCGGCGGGCGCGGCGCTGCTGTTGACCAGCGCGCTGAGCGGCGAGCGCCTGAGCGCGCTGCCCGATCTGCAGGGTTTTCTGGCGCTGAGCTATCTGATGCTGTTCGGCTCGATTATCGCCATCAACGCCTATATGTATCTGATCCGTAACGTCTCGCCGGCGATCGCTACCAGCTACGCCTATGTGAACCCGACGGTGGCGGTACTGCTTGGCACCTCGTTCGGCGGCGAAACGCTCTCGGCGCGCGAATGGCTGGCACTGGCGGTGATCATTTTCGCCGTGGTGCTGGTGACGCTGGGCAAGACGCTGTTCCCCGACCGCCGCGGCGTGTAACGCCCTGCCGGTTTTCAGCGCGGCGGACAGGCCTGGTCCGGCGACAACGTTTCAGCCTGGCGGACAGGCCTGGTCCGGCGACAACGTTTCAGCCTGGCGGACAGGCCTGGTCCGACGACAACGTTTCAGCCTGGCGGCTCGGTCTGTTCCGCCGGCAGCGTAAGCGGATGCATACCCTGGTGATCGATGGCGGCGTTACTCTCGCTCGCCAGAATCCACTCTTCCAGCCGGACGATGATCGCCTCGTCATCCAGCTTTAGCTTGCCGCGCAGTGCGCACTCCCACACTACCAATACTTTCCACTGCTGCTGCGTCAGCTGCTCGATATGGCGTCGATCGCGCGCCACATTACTGCCGATCTTACCCATCCAAAAGGCGGTGCGGGTGGCGGGTACCTTAAACAAATAGCAGTGATGGTGATGCCAGAAACAGCCGTGGACGAAAATGATCGCCCGCTGTTCATCCAGCACAAAATCGGGCCGTCCCGCCAGATTTTTATCCTGTACCCGATAGTGAAAGCCGCGATCGGTCAGCAGATTACCCAGACGCTGCTCAATGGCGGTATCGCGCGTGCGAATGGCGCGCATGTTCTTGCTGCGCACGGCGGCGGTATGCACATCGGCCATATTATTCCTCCTTGTGGTCTGTTAACAGTGTATGCGTCGTCGGAAGAAACCGGCAAACCGTCGTCGCGCCGGCTGCAATAATTTACAAGCCAGCCGTCGCGCGAACTGCCAGACTGCGGGTTTTATCGAGGAGAAAAACCATGACGCAACTGCTGTGCTACAGCGAACCCGAGGCGACGCGCTGCGCTGCGCGGCTTACCGACTGGGGAGATGATGAAAAGGGAAGCTGGATCGCCGTCGACCGCACGGTTTTCTATCCGCAGGGCGGTGGCCAGATGTCCGACCGCGGCGCGCTGACGCTGGGCACGCAGTCGCTGCCCTGTTCGCTGGCGCTGCTGCGCGACGGCGCGGTGCGCCATTACCTGCCCACGCTGCCGGAAAGCCTTGAGCGCGGCGCGCCGTTGCAGCTGGCTATCGATGCGCCCTTCCGCCTTATGGCGTCGCGATCGCACAGCGCCGGGCACCTGATCTCGCATGTGGTGGAAACGCTGCGCCCCGGGCTGGTGCCCGACAAAGGGCACCATTTTCTGCCGGGCGCCTATGTGGCGTTTCAGGGCGAGCTGGCTGATGAGCCGGAAAGCTTTTTACGGCTGGTGCAGCAGCAGACGGAGGCCGCCATCGCCGCCTCGCTGCCAGTGCGCATCGGCGCGAGAACGTTCAGCGACATCGCCGCGCTACGCCCTGAACTGGCGGACAAAATCCCGCAGCAGCCGCAGATCCGCACCGTCGCCATTGGCGACTATCGTCCTTTCGCCTGTGGCGGCACGCACGTGTCCCACAGCGGGGTTATCGGCGCGCTGGCGCTGCGGAAGATTAAGGTGAAAAACGGCGTACGCATAAGCTATGAGCTGTTATCCGACTGACGACGCCAACGCCTCCGCGATACGTTGTTGCGTGGCGAAAGGCGCGACGGCAAACCTCTTCTGTTACCAGGCGGAAGGGGCGACGGCGAACGCCTGACGAAAGGCGCGGCTGAAGTGGCTTTGATCGTAGAAACCCACCTCCGCCGCCACCTGCGCCACGCTGTATTCGGGCCGGCTCAGCAGGCGGCACGCCTGTTCCAGCCGTAACCGTTTCAGCCAGGCGTGCGGCGTCATGCCGGTATGCTGCTGAAAGCGACGAAGAAACTGAAAACGGCTCAGGCCGCACAGCGTCGCCAGCGTCTGCAGCGAGAGCGGTTGGCCGAGATGCGCATAGCAGTAATCACGCACCCGCTGAAATTCACGCCGCGACAGCCCAGCCCGCCGCTAACCGGCATTGGCCGCAGCGCGCCCTGCTGAATCACCAGCGGCGCCAGCAGCAGCAGCGCGGCGGCATCGAAACGCTCCTGATACGCGGCCGCCCCGGCGTGCAGATGCCACAGCTGCCGGCTCAGCAACGGCGCATCGACAATTGCCGGGCCGCACTCAAAGCGCTGCGGTGCGTCGGTAATCTCCTGCGCCAGGGTTTGCAGCAGCGCCGGCGCAAGGCGAAAGGTTCTCAGCGTATAGCCGCCATCCCCTTCGCGCGTGCCGGTATGCACTTCGCCGGGTGGCATGATGGCGATGCGCCCGCGCGTCAGCAGATCGGAGCGGCCGCTAAAATCCTGCCGCTGCACGCCGTCGGCGATCAGGCCAATATGGTAATCAAGATGAAAATGGGGGGCGAAATCGGAATGGGTCAAATGCGCTTCGCCCAGCACCATGCCGGGCAACGCCTGTGGATGATAATAGCTGACGCGCTCCTGCGGCTTCTCCTGCGCGCCCATTATCGCTTGCTCACCGCCTCGGCGATCCATGGCCGCAGCAGCTGCGCCACGGCGGCGAACACCGGCACGATGACCGAGTTGCCGAACTGGCGATAGGCCTGGGTGTCGGAGACCGGAATGCGGAACGGCCGCCCTTCCGGCGTCTCAAATCCCATCAGCCGGGCACATTCGCGCGGCGTCAGCCTCCGCGGACGCCGCTGCTGGTTATCGGGATGGTCGAAATTGGCTTCGCCAAGGGCGCGATCCCAGCCGCGGTCGATCAGGATCTCCGAACCGTCTTTGTAGTAGCGCGCTGACAGCGTGCGCACCACACCGTGCGTGCTGGCAGGATCGAACAGGCCATAGCCGAAGCCGTTGCCACGCGCCTGATGTTTGCGCGCATAGTTATAGAGATACTTCCAGAGCGTCGGCGTCAGGATATATTTCGCGTCAACCTGCGGCTCCAGCAGCTCCGCCAGCGTACGGCGACGCTGCGGCCAGAAGCGGGAGATATCGCGCAGGGTAAAGCCCGGCTTTAGCCCCAGCTCGCGGCGGAAGCCCACCAGCACGATGCGCTCGCGGTGCTGCGGCAGAAAATGCTGACCATCGATGATTTTCGGATCCGGCCCGGCGGCATCGGCGTCCGCCACGTCATAGCCCAGCTCGTCCAGCGTCTGCATAATGATGCGGAAGGTGTTGCCCTTATCGTGGCTTTTCAGGTTCTTCACGTTCTCCAGCACGAAGATGGCCGGCTTCTTGGCGGCGATAATACGCGCCACATCGAAAAAGAGCGTGCCCTGCGCCTCACAGGCGAAACCGTGCGCGCGGCCCAGCGCATTTTTTTTAGAAACCCCCGCCAGCGAAAAAGGCTGGCAGGGAAAGCCCGCCAGCAGCACATCATGATCCGGCACGCTCTGATCGATATGTCGCCAGGCGGTTTGCTCATCGATATCGGCGCGCTGGCTTAGAGTGACGTCGCGGATATCCTGATTAAAGCGGTGCTGCTGTTCGTCGCAGTACCAGTTGGCCTTATAGGTACGCACCGCATGTTTGTTCCATTCGCTGGTAAACACGCACTGACCGCCGATAGCCTCAAAGCCGCTGCGAATGCCGCCGATGCCGGCGAAAAGATCGATAAAGCGAAAGGCGTAGTCGGGATGGTGCGCAGGCGGCGTGGGCAGCATGTGCTGTAGCAGCGCCCTCTCCTCGTCGGTCAACAGGCGCTGACGCCCCTGGCCGGTTTGCCAGCGGCTGAGCGATTCGCGCGTCCATTCATACTGGCGCGACCGACACAATTCGGCCGCCACGGTTTTCCGATCGTAAACCGCCAGCACTTTTTGCAGCAGCTGCCTGTCTTCGATGTGCTTCCGCTGCGCATCTGCCTGCGCCTGTTGCGCCAGCGGCGGTGCCACTTCGTCAAATTCGCTCATAACTTTGCTGTTTTAGAAAAAAGTGGCGCAAGTGTAACATCTGTTTGACCCGGCGCTCCATCAGTTAGCGTCGCGCTTTGCCGGCTTTGCGGGGTGACAACCTCTGGCTGCACCCTTACACTTGGCGCACGTTATTTTCAGGAGAGCCGAAATGAGCGAAACTGACCGCCCGTTGCTGTCGCTGCCCGGCGGCGCCGATAAACTGCTGTTGCATTCCTGCTGCGCCCCCTGCTCCGGGGAGGTGATGGAAGCGCTACACGCCTCCGGCATCGACTACACCATTTTCTTTTACAACCCCAATATCCATCCGCAGAAAGAGTATCTGCTGCGCAAAGAGGAGAATATCCGCTTTGCCGAGCAGCATGGCGTTCCCTTTGTCGACGCCGATTACGATACCGACAACTGGTTCGAACGTGCCAAAGGCATGGAGTGGGAGCCGGAGCGCGGTGTGCGCTGCACCATGTGCTTCGATATGCGCTTTGAGCGTACCGCGCTTTACGCCTGGGAGCATGGCTTCCCGGTGATCTCCAGCTCGCTGGGCATTTCGCGCTGGAAGAATATGCAGCAGATCAACGACTGCGGCCAGCGCGCGGCGGCGCCTTATGAAGGCATGACTTACTGGGACTACAACTGGCGCAAAAAAGGCGGCTCGGCGCGCATGATTGAGATCAGCAAACGCGAGCGCTTCTACCAGCAGGAGTATTGCGGCTGCGTCTACTCGCTGCGCGACAGCAACCTGCACCGCAAATCCCAGGGCCGTCCATTAATTAAGCTGGGCGTGCTTTAT
This DNA window, taken from Mixta gaviniae, encodes the following:
- a CDS encoding DUF2525 domain-containing protein translates to MTHNRISRAPSDEIARQTPTGAEGVQRLDGWSEWAYQDAERGADDKPALDEAFELDIHDCSVSERHR
- a CDS encoding mannosyl-3-phosphoglycerate phosphatase-related protein, whose product is MPNLQDPLMIVTDLDGSLLDHHTYSWQPAEPWLTRLREAHIPLVICTSKTSAEIIPLQQQLGFPGAPFIAENGALVQLENAQGEMVRHHAGKDYSEICHCLRRLQQQHHFRFTGFIDFTEKELADITGLPPAGAALARMREASETLVWRDSDEQLALFRQALEQESLMLVQGGRFWHVMPKGSGKGEALRWLLQNMTTSGGKRFITVGLGDGPNDAPMLDSVDYAVVIKGYSKNPVELTRQDERHVYQTMEYGPAGWCEGLDYFISQE
- a CDS encoding DUF808 domain-containing protein → MAGSSLLTLLDDIATLLDDISVMGKVAAKKTAGVLGDDLSLNAQQVTGVKANRELPVVWGVAKGSFLNKLILVPLALVISAFAPWAITPLLMLGGAYLCYEGVEKVMHSLHHDKNAESPEARQLRLKKLVEQDPVGYEKKKIKGAVRTDFILSAEIVAITLGIVSDAPLLNQVIILAGIAILVTIGVYGIVAGIVKLDDLGYWLSEKASAVARGIGKVLLVAAPWLMKILSVVGTLAMFLVGGGIVVHGIPALHHAITHFSAGFAGFIATLLENGANLVIGFIIGSIVLLVVNLIAKLRA
- the yedA gene encoding drug/metabolite exporter YedA; translated protein: MSRSAASPLPLALALFTLYIVWGSTYFAIRLGVESWPPMMLAGLRFSLAGLILLAFLRWRGQPLPNARAALNACLIGLLLLAVGNGLVTLAEHQQVPSGLAAVMVATVPLFAMCFSRLFGIRTRKIEWLGILVGLAGIVLLNSGGHLAGNPQGAILVLIAALSWAFGSVLGSRIVLPQGAMAGAIEMLAAGAALLLTSALSGERLSALPDLQGFLALSYLMLFGSIIAINAYMYLIRNVSPAIATSYAYVNPTVAVLLGTSFGGETLSAREWLALAVIIFAVVLVTLGKTLFPDRRGV
- a CDS encoding YodC family protein, translated to MFISVSDEVKHIEGGQTMIVTGIASGMVECRWYDGYSVRREAFREDELSPVALDRQLAS
- a CDS encoding LexA family protein, with translation MSEETSRQAFSARLIEACNRKGLEAHGRGVALARALAVTPRAVGKWLNGEALPRDGKIQALADYLDVSREWLQLGSTRLDNNVRSVNQAPATHCYPLISWVSAGLWSEAVEPWSRAEIDRWPATTRHVSENSFWLEVKGDSMTSPVGLSIPEGMMILVDPDIPATSGKLVVARLINANEATFKRYIEDGGRKYLKPLNPEYKMQEIHDDCRIIGVVVEAKWENLG
- a CDS encoding glycosyl transferase, which encodes MSDFFQNGVITNFHNLTGRPTEALESEMVQFARKRKMGLILPSLFSELEGPALSHIVDELAKVPYLEEIVIGLDRADRDQFLFARDFFSRLPQRHRILWNDGPRLKALDAELDKEGLSPTQPGKGRNVWFCTGYTLASDRSSCVALHDCDIVTYERGMLARLLYPLANPAFEYEFCKGFYARVANNKLNGRVGRLLVGPLLRSLQQVYGHSDYLDYLTSFRYPLSGEFAMRTHVLNGIKIPGDWGLEIGVLSEIYRNYTTRQTCQVEIAHNYDHKHQPLSEEDGTGGLRRMSNDIVQSLMRKLATMGVNLTSDSFRVLKATYYRNALDMMEIYSHEASMNGLHFDQHSEEAAVEMFTQAILDAGQAFMERPNDKPFIPSWSRVQSAFPDILQRIYQAVEEDNQGNV
- the dgcQ gene encoding cellulose biosynthesis regulator diguanylate cyclase DgcQ, which produces MLNHALLRRRGSDRHPHAIVHVCFIVVLLFSSALTWREAVVLKRTYEAERQGRVSAIANNLERQFQSSLDKMLFYRRILQYALVNPLESDNSRRAIRLFSQLRRKTSWSLNVNTQRNMPLSGISDHELSAYGLLDRSDWARLQKEVGAALEFSFILQFTEPEKDFERRLWYLSRAGFFVSSFPPSSNQQALDNYRIMAQRSYFTEMTPESNPLRRLRWTQVYQGGLNEGAMVTVSVPVDGEDYWYGVLAMDFASDRVHAYLQQALPSGRQGAVLLLDRAMNTLAASDNFPYKQGHDLSVQERELLRQQTARADKGQLRLGARFVSWRRMNDFDGVLLSIQTWKESIQGEVGRVSLVLLFTWLLFTLLLLVAWYTIHRLIDRLLGLQHQLYQRASHDPLTQLLNRGAFFERARPLSALCERHQQPLALIQLDIDYFKRVNDSWGHHAGDQALRHTARIIEQQLRESDLCGRIGGEEFCLLLPETGHEDACGVAERIRAALAAEKVAIDDRLTLQITASFGVASSSEQGTWTIESLQSAADRRLYLAKQGGRNRVCWQG